The sequence ttgctgtttttgtgctacgattacactgtttagttgcagtttttgttgctaagaaattagtgatcagttgGGGATCATCTCAGCGAGACCTATGAATATCGTCTCTCACTTCGCTTGGTTCATTCACATGGGAAGGGAGAAAAAGATTGAGAAGATGCTCAAGGCGATTTGGATGTGCACCAACTGGGTGTTGTGGAAACGGAGGAACGATAGTCGCTTCGAATGTAGATTGTGGACAATCAATAGTGTGATCTTGGAAATTAAAGCTAGGATTTGGAGTTGGAATAATGAGTTTGGAATTGTGGAGAAGGGTTTGAGTTTCTCTTCTTGGAGCTCAAATGACCTTCTTACCAAATTGATGTAACCACTTTTGGGTACCCCTGGTACCATACTTCTATCCAATTTCTTTTTctcgatcaaaaaaaaaaattgtaattggCTGAAGATTTCTTGCCCCTCTCCAATTCATTATTGGATCACTTTAATGAATTTGTGAGCTTGGGCAAAAACAAAGTTGAAAAAGGTAATATTCAATATTATTTGACAGTATATTTTAGGGGTGTAAACGAACCAAGTCGTTCGCGAATTATTCggggctcggctcgaaaaaaacTCGCTTGAAATTCGTTCGTTTTCTAAatgagccgaactcgagcccgaatccgagctcgataaaattatcgagccgaactcgagcctgtGCATGTTCGGCTCATGAGCTTGCGAACATGTTGTGCTCGAACCTATTAGCGAGCCTATTCGCAAATAGGCTCGCGAATatgttcattaaataataattttatatattttatttgttaaatattttttaaataataaaaataatactcataattaaaaaaaatactactaacttgataaattatctatttgttaaaaataaattataaattatgattcataaatagtctagtaatatatgaacaaatactccctccgtcccatgaagcgtgacccatttcttttcggcacgggaattaagaaattggtattttgtgtgttaagtgtggtaggtgaaaaagtgaaaaggtgaataaagggtaaattttttgccatttttagaaacaggtcaagcttcgtgggacaacccaaaaagaaaagtgggtcacgcttcgcgggacggagggagtataattttttattttaatgaaaccttaatatataaataattcgaaCCGAGCTTGAattcgagtcgagctcgagataaacgaataattaacgagCCGAATTCGAACCAAACTCGAGCTTGGTATTATATAAGCGagttgagctcgagctcatttttaagttcgaattcgagctcgagccgaactcgagctgAACCAAATCTTCACGAACCGAACCCAAGCCTGgaggtattcggctcggctcggttataccctaattattattgtatttgTTGGATGGTATGTAAAGCCAAGAACGAGAGAATTTTTCAATGAGGCGATCCCAGATGCTGTGGCAATTGTTGCCGGGATTATTATTTGCATTTGGAGATGAGCAATTATCTCCATTAAATTTTGCTACTCTCATATGATTGGGTGGGGTTTCTGAccgattttgtttttttttttttttttttttttctttttaaaattccttatttgtGGAGGTggtattttttctatttttttgtttattgcaCTGTGAACTCTGTTACGTTTTGAGTATCTGTAGTACTCACTTCCTTACATAATTTTCGTTGactttaaaaaatgaaaaatgcaaTAGTGGAGCTCGAACAGgatttaaaaaatttagaaataGTAATAAACAAAATAGAAGGCATAATCCGGAACACATTTGTCGTAATTAGTAACTAATGCGTTTAAGGCAATacaattatatttagaaaagaGTTAAAAATAGTTGAACGCAGACGCATAAAAAATGTCTCTGTTGCTCAGTTTGTACACAACACATACAGCTCAGTGAAACCCTAATCCACATCCCAAAACCCTAATTCTAATGATTGCGTCCAGTTATAGTTTCATGTATTCGGATCTCTAAACAAGTTGGGTAATATGCTGATAAAATCGGATCTTACAACCACCAATTCTTCGCCCCCCATGCCGGTGCCCACGGTGTGCGGTAACTGCGGCGCGGAGGAGCGGCGGCTTCTCCATCAGGTCCGCCACCGAAGCATCTTCCGCCGTCTTTGCACCACCTGCGTCCTCCGCCTCCATCCGCAGGCCTTCTGCCCTACATGCTTCCAGGTTTACCCCTCAACCCTCCCAAACGACGTCGTGCGCACCTGCGTCAAGTGCTACTCCCACTCCCACTCTCATTGCGTCGACGCCGCCGGCGCCCCCCCTCCGAATCCCTACGTTTGCCCCCTCTGCGTCAACCCTAGTGCGccaattttcaaattgaagTCGGCCAAGGACGCGAATGTCGAGATCGATGGGGCGATGAATGCGAGGGCTGAGAATTGCAGGGTGATGGACAGAGATGCAGCGAAGATGTTGTTGGCGGCGGCAAAAATTGCGTCTACGTCAATGAATAAAGCGGCGGTGGCTGCCAAGGCTGAGGCTGAGAGGCGGGTTAAGGAGGCAGCGTACACGAGAAAAAGGGCCAAGGAGGCGCTGGAGCACGTTGCTCATTTGGTGATTAAGGAGAAGGCGAGGAGGAAAGAGGCTGTTTTGGTAGGGCGTGGATACGGTGGAATTGTCAGCAATGGTGGTGGTTATACTGCCCCGCCTGCTAAAATGGGGCCAGAGATTAGTGCAAATGTAGGCGTTAGCAATCGGAATAGTGGTGTGGCCAGTGTGCCTAGTGTTTCGCCGCCATTTGTAGTTGCAGAAGAGAATATTAGTAATGTAGTGAATGTGGATAGAGATAACTCGAATCAGGTGTTGGCGGCACTGAATGCTGTTGAGTTAAGGGAGAATGAAAAAATGACTGCACAGGGTGAGGGATCATCAGCCCCGATGGATGTTGATGACAGTGTAATGAGACCGAATGTTGGAGAAAATGTTGCAGGATTGATTGAAGAAATGAACCATGATAACAGTAGTGATCGTGCAAATTTTACAGATATGGAGACTGATGCAGGGAATGTCAGTAATCATGGGGAGAAACTTGATGGTGTGAATAATGAGATGGTTTTGGTTCAACCAGGGGAGCATCTGATGCAGAATAAGGAAAATGATAAGGGCGGACAACATGTTAATGGTGGCACGATATAGCCCGTGCATCAAACAACTTTATCTGATAACTTAAAGATGTCGAGGTGGGCAATTGGTTCAAATTTGTAGCTGAGTTTGCTTCACTAATTTCAGTTTTTATGTTAATGATATTTTCCCTTCTTGCAGGGTGCTTGTTTTGCAAAGAGCTTACTTCAAGGTTGTAGATCATGTAAGCTGTTCTTAGTTAGATGAATGATTTTCTTGATCTGTTTCTGTGTAGATGTTGTCGGTTGGCATTATGTGAATGCAAATTTCCCAGCCTTGCATATTTCTCTTTGTACTggttgttgttgatgttggtCTAAGAGAAAGTGTTTCAGTGTAGTTATGGATGTTCAGATAGTCCATTATGTTGTGACTAAAATGTGAATCCACCACAAAATATGTTGTATTTTCAAGTTGGATTCCTATGCAGCTGAGTTACAATGGTTTGTGGTCAATTAAAACAACAAGATTTCTTGTAGGACTTTTTGCCTTGCTGTCCAGGCTTTAAATTGATGCCTCAACATTTGAGGCAGTGCTTAATCTACTGAATTCACTCTGTCCATTTTGATTACTTGTTTTTGTCTTCTCTTATGCTCATCTCAGATGTTTTTAACCATGCGAAATCGTTTTAATATGAGTTATCAACGCAAATCACAATTGTATACAACCAAGTAGTAGTACGGCTATTCCATTGAAtatttgaatgttggtttgtgaATTAATGTGTTAATGATTTTAGGTTAAAATTGTAAGAAACCTATATCTAATTATTACTCTTTTAGTCCCAAAGTTAAAATTGTGTATGTGTGTTGGCCAAACGGTAAGGAGTTcataaggccaaaggtcttagGTTCGAGTCCTTTGTAGCTTGGCTTTTAATAATCTATTTATTACTCCTTTCCTTCCAATTATATAGGTTGATTAGGTTTTACACAAGGATTAAAAAAGTtattagaaaagaaaattatgcaagtaattttataatatattgatGATTATTTTTTTGACAATTCATTAACCATTAACGTTAGTGTTAATCAAAGAATTTAATAGGGTTACTTTTGTAAATGAACTAAAATTACTTAACCTTTTACAAAAATGAGCTTATATATTTGAGATATTCAGAAATATACTATGAGCTTATATAATTGGTACGGAAAGAGTATATAGAAACAAGgttcttttataattttgagGGAGGTGCACGACCACGTCTTTCGATCCAAGCATCACAACGAAGCCTATAGGCCAAGAGGCGGTGAAGTGCGACAAGGGAAAAGGCAAAAAGATCTAGTCATTGGCGCAAAGGGAAAAAGGTAAATACATCAAGGCCATGGATAGATAGAGTAGCAAATTTCATCGAACATTTCAGCCAGTCGCAACATGATATAGTTGACGCCCAAATCATCGGAATGgacaaataaaaaatgagacTGGAGAAATTGGCTATGCACAAAACATTGGTTGCCGAAATTTGCAAACGAGGATGGAAttgataaattttttatttattgtaattttattttattttattttaattattgtaatttttttttagttattgTAATGAtcgaatttaattttaatgaaattttatatgttacaattaaatatttattttaatctaCAAATgcatttaaattgaaaaaaatataaataaattttatagaGCTTGGTTTAAGAGCCCCCACCGTGAAGGATGGGCTCTTAAGTGGGTCCACTTCTATAGAACCCCTTAAAAGGCTATTGGCTTGAGATGTTTTTAAAGCCTATAAGCTCTctaaaataaacttagccaaacacaacacacatcaatatGGCCTTACACACACCAGATATGGCTCCGCGTGACCCTATCCCTCTGTAGCTGccattagggatgtcaatcaaGTCAATCCATCGGGTTTCGAGCCATTCCTATCAGGTTATttgggtgcgggctaatcgggctgaaAATATTCGAGCACTTCAAAGAATGGACATCGTTGCAggtagggctgtcgatcggttcgggttcggttacccatacccgaattttcggttacccgaacccgaaattgccatATTTCATTAActgttcccgaaccgttttaggtgttcggttacccaataaccgcttcggttacccgattcggttatttgggtatccgaaatacccatttaaaaaattaaaattcaaataatttgctagatagaggatttgaaccttagtctctagaaaatacacaaagcaacttatccactagactaaagcttattcttaaactttaaacatatcataattttattttagctaagactcgatttttaaataaaaaataaattaattaatgaattaataattaatatatatataatatatatattaaataatttattaaataattttcggttaacctgtttcggttattgggttaaccgatacccgaaatttttctaaaaatgatacccgaaaccgaaccgatacccaaaaaattcggttattggatactcAAACCCaaaaatttcggttcggttaacggattatccaaaacccgataaccaatttGACAGCCCTAGTTGCAGATAGAGGAGAATCGTTGGGATTTGCAGAGCATACGCCTAGCCCCGAGGTATTTGAATTGAGCCTCGTTCTGGATTTGCTAAAGATCTTGAGCTTGTTGAGTGATTTGGTCATCACTCATGCCGCTCTCCAATTTGCTCGATATTTCTTGTGGATAGCCTCCAAAACCTTTACGTCATTTTGAACACGTTGGAAGTGCGACTTTATTTGTTTGTTGTCGCGTGGAATAGTGTTGGGAGGACGAGCATCGTTGTATTTTATGGTGATTTTCCCCAATACACGATTGTCTTTTGGTCGACTCCCTTGACCGCATTGAGCATCGCCTCGGCCCAAAGTGAACAAATAAACTCGGTCTCCATCGGGGTGTAGTCGACGCATTGTGTCGTTGTCTTTAAAGGGAAGAGATCTTGAGCACTTCATCATCTTGAATGAATTGAGTCTCGTTCAAGTAGATTCCCTGAAGACCCATCGCGTCAAAGGTGTTTGATCCTTGGGAAAACGACGAGAAGTCCATGGGAGAAGAATTTGGGATCTACGATGAATTTTCTTGGTTGTTGAACCAATTGCTCCATTCACGATCCATTTTTTCGAGATGAAGAAgttactaaaaaaataaagaagaagaatagATAAAGAGAGAAATAAGTGAATTGTAGTGTAAAAATGAATGAGGATTAAAATGTATTTGTTGGGAAAAATaggaaatttaaaaaaaaagttcaggttttataaaaaaaa comes from Salvia miltiorrhiza cultivar Shanhuang (shh) chromosome 3, IMPLAD_Smil_shh, whole genome shotgun sequence and encodes:
- the LOC131014359 gene encoding uncharacterized protein LOC131014359; protein product: MLIKSDLTTTNSSPPMPVPTVCGNCGAEERRLLHQVRHRSIFRRLCTTCVLRLHPQAFCPTCFQVYPSTLPNDVVRTCVKCYSHSHSHCVDAAGAPPPNPYVCPLCVNPSAPIFKLKSAKDANVEIDGAMNARAENCRVMDRDAAKMLLAAAKIASTSMNKAAVAAKAEAERRVKEAAYTRKRAKEALEHVAHLVIKEKARRKEAVLVGRGYGGIVSNGGGYTAPPAKMGPEISANVGVSNRNSGVASVPSVSPPFVVAEENISNVVNVDRDNSNQVLAALNAVELRENEKMTAQGEGSSAPMDVDDSVMRPNVGENVAGLIEEMNHDNSSDRANFTDMETDAGNVSNHGEKLDGVNNEMVLVQPGEHLMQNKENDKGGQHVNGGTI